In Streptomyces qaidamensis, one DNA window encodes the following:
- a CDS encoding DUF4291 domain-containing protein yields the protein MTNFLKPRRAVPQEVCERGLTWIKPSFLWMMYRCGWGTKEGQETVLAIEIDREGFLWALRNACLSHHVPALHGDRASWKRQLRQAPARVQWDPERDLHLNPLPHRSLQLGLAGEAAARYADEWIVGIEDVTPLAREIHGLVRTGQPGSAAGLLPQERPLGLDDEVLAGLRA from the coding sequence GTGACGAACTTCTTGAAGCCCAGGAGAGCGGTACCGCAAGAGGTCTGTGAGCGAGGCTTGACATGGATCAAGCCGTCGTTCCTGTGGATGATGTACCGCTGCGGCTGGGGCACCAAGGAGGGCCAGGAGACGGTCCTGGCGATCGAGATCGACCGCGAGGGCTTCCTCTGGGCGCTGCGCAACGCCTGCCTGTCCCACCACGTCCCCGCTCTCCACGGCGACCGGGCCTCCTGGAAGCGGCAGTTGAGGCAGGCGCCCGCGCGGGTGCAGTGGGATCCGGAACGGGACCTGCACCTCAACCCGCTGCCGCACCGGTCGCTTCAGCTGGGGCTCGCGGGGGAGGCCGCCGCGCGGTACGCGGACGAGTGGATCGTGGGGATCGAGGACGTCACGCCGCTCGCCAGGGAGATCCATGGGCTGGTGCGGACTGGGCAACCGGGCTCGGCCGCGGGGCTGTTGCCCCAGGAGCGGCCCCTCGGCCTCGACGACGAGGTGCTCGCGGGACTGCGTGCCTAG
- a CDS encoding winged helix-turn-helix transcriptional regulator, producing MTDHDAHCYEFVADCRLRAATDLFAHTWDPVVLAALRLGPHRRRELHAAIGGIRDKVLTDSLHRLLANGLIERHAHAEAPPRVDYALTGLGQSLVEGPMMALGRWAIEHGDELLEAQESGTARGL from the coding sequence ATGACTGATCACGACGCCCACTGCTATGAGTTTGTTGCTGATTGCCGTTTGCGCGCGGCCACCGATCTCTTTGCCCATACCTGGGATCCCGTCGTACTGGCGGCGCTTCGCTTGGGACCGCACCGACGCCGCGAGTTGCACGCCGCGATCGGCGGCATCAGAGACAAGGTTCTGACCGACTCCTTGCACCGCCTGCTCGCGAACGGACTGATCGAGCGCCACGCACATGCCGAGGCGCCGCCACGCGTCGACTATGCCCTGACCGGCTTGGGGCAGAGCCTGGTCGAGGGCCCCATGATGGCGCTTGGACGCTGGGCGATCGAGCACGGTGACGAACTTCTTGAAGCCCAGGAGAGCGGTACCGCAAGAGGTCTGTGA
- a CDS encoding NADPH-dependent F420 reductase, with product MRIGILGTGTLAAALGEGWARAGHEVVIGGRSQVKAEKLAERLDHEVLAVAPREAVTGRDAVLLAVSWDGVEEMLGMVGASDGVLQGMPLIDPTNAVTHGVGTLLTEHGEAMAGRIAGLAPGARVVKAFHLFPADQWTSPIGGGQSRVTVAMCGDDATALHVVGELVRDVGGVPATLGTLDRVRQLEEVAGFVIGLAFAGFDPGSAVPHVPSNDRRADSQW from the coding sequence ATGCGTATCGGGATTCTGGGAACAGGGACACTGGCGGCGGCCCTGGGTGAGGGCTGGGCACGTGCGGGGCATGAGGTGGTGATCGGCGGACGGTCGCAGGTCAAGGCGGAGAAGCTTGCTGAGCGGCTGGACCACGAAGTGCTCGCTGTCGCACCGCGCGAGGCGGTCACCGGGCGCGATGCGGTGCTCCTCGCCGTGTCTTGGGACGGTGTCGAAGAGATGCTGGGAATGGTGGGCGCCTCCGACGGCGTGCTCCAAGGGATGCCGTTGATCGATCCCACGAACGCCGTTACGCATGGCGTCGGCACTCTGCTCACCGAACACGGCGAGGCGATGGCGGGGCGGATCGCCGGACTTGCTCCGGGAGCCCGGGTCGTGAAGGCGTTCCATCTCTTTCCCGCTGACCAGTGGACGAGCCCGATCGGTGGTGGCCAGTCCCGTGTGACGGTGGCGATGTGCGGCGACGATGCGACCGCCCTGCACGTCGTCGGTGAACTGGTCCGTGACGTCGGCGGAGTCCCGGCGACGCTGGGGACGCTTGATCGCGTCCGCCAGTTGGAGGAGGTGGCGGGATTCGTGATCGGCTTGGCCTTCGCAGGCTTCGACCCTGGCTCCGCCGTCCCTCACGTCCCCTCGAACGACAGGCGCGCCGACTCACAGTGGTAG
- a CDS encoding nuclear transport factor 2 family protein, with protein sequence MTQRVELATVRDRLAVDGLITDYAVAVDDGDWEAYRGLFAPRGRADYRSAGGIEGEARTVAAWLAQSLRLIPVRQHLIVNRRVRFGIWEQDTGDTAEVQADYVNPMATAGPAPDFVCGGRYAFAALRTDDGWRLSGVVVREKWRRLPGPRTAPVVN encoded by the coding sequence ATGACGCAGCGCGTGGAGCTCGCTACCGTGAGGGACCGGCTGGCCGTCGACGGACTGATCACCGACTACGCGGTGGCGGTCGACGACGGTGACTGGGAGGCGTACCGGGGGCTGTTCGCCCCTAGGGGGCGGGCGGACTACCGCTCGGCCGGCGGCATCGAGGGAGAGGCCCGCACGGTCGCCGCGTGGCTCGCGCAGAGCCTGCGGCTGATCCCGGTGCGGCAGCATCTGATCGTCAACCGGCGGGTGCGCTTCGGGATCTGGGAGCAGGACACCGGCGACACGGCCGAGGTGCAGGCGGACTACGTCAATCCCATGGCCACCGCGGGACCCGCTCCGGACTTCGTGTGCGGTGGCCGGTACGCCTTCGCGGCGCTGCGCACGGACGACGGCTGGCGGCTGAGTGGCGTCGTCGTGCGGGAGAAGTGGCGGCGCCTTCCCGGGCCGAGGACCGCGCCTGTGGTCAACTGA
- the lnt gene encoding apolipoprotein N-acyltransferase, whose amino-acid sequence MKTLGHWLASPWRRSAAAAVVGALPVLAFPAPALWWCAYVALVPWLLLLRTAPTGKRAAYDGWWGGFGFMLAMHHWLLPSLHVFTFLIAALLGALWAPWGWLVRRFLGGVPSLGRVTVALLVLPSGWLAVELVRSWQGLGGPWGMLGSSQWQAEPALRLASVGGVWLLSYLLVAVNVAVAVLVAVPRARVPAVAGLVATAAATSATWAFSPRPAVDGQVRIAVVQPGVVAGPDGRFAREEQLTRRLAGQDVDLIVWGESSVGFDLDDRPDLARRLADLSRATGAHILVNVDARRSDKPGIYKSSVLVGPEGLTGERYDKMRLVPFGEYIPARSLLGWATSVGKAAGEDRRRGSQPVVMNVGDDLRVGPLVCFETAFPDMTRHLTREGVDVLIGQSSTSTFQHSWAPGQHASLAALRAAETGRPMVHSTLTGVSAVYGPDGQRVGSWLGTDASAERIYDIPLAHGTTPYVRHGDWTVHAAMLILALWAVGEGVRTVRLRRSAPEPRVPPARTVHGSPARPGR is encoded by the coding sequence ATGAAGACGCTCGGCCACTGGCTCGCCTCCCCCTGGCGCCGCTCGGCCGCCGCGGCGGTCGTGGGCGCCCTCCCCGTCCTGGCCTTCCCCGCGCCGGCCCTGTGGTGGTGCGCCTATGTCGCCCTGGTCCCCTGGCTCCTCCTGCTGCGCACCGCGCCGACCGGGAAGCGGGCCGCGTACGACGGCTGGTGGGGCGGCTTCGGCTTCATGCTGGCCATGCACCACTGGCTGCTGCCGAGCCTGCACGTGTTCACGTTCCTCATCGCCGCCCTGCTGGGCGCGCTGTGGGCACCGTGGGGCTGGCTGGTGCGCCGTTTCCTCGGAGGCGTTCCCTCCCTCGGGCGGGTCACGGTCGCGCTGCTGGTCCTGCCGTCGGGCTGGCTGGCCGTCGAGCTGGTCCGCTCCTGGCAGGGCCTCGGCGGCCCCTGGGGCATGCTCGGCAGCAGTCAGTGGCAGGCCGAGCCGGCGCTGCGACTCGCCTCGGTGGGCGGTGTGTGGCTGCTCAGCTACCTGCTCGTGGCCGTCAACGTCGCGGTCGCCGTCCTCGTCGCGGTCCCCCGTGCCCGGGTGCCCGCCGTGGCCGGTCTCGTCGCCACGGCCGCCGCCACCTCCGCCACCTGGGCGTTCTCACCCCGCCCGGCCGTCGACGGCCAGGTCAGGATCGCCGTCGTGCAGCCGGGCGTCGTCGCCGGTCCGGACGGCCGGTTCGCCCGCGAGGAGCAGCTCACCCGCCGGCTCGCCGGCCAGGACGTCGACCTGATCGTCTGGGGCGAGAGCAGCGTCGGCTTCGACCTCGACGACCGGCCCGACCTCGCCCGGCGGCTCGCGGACCTCTCCCGCGCGACGGGGGCCCACATCCTGGTCAACGTGGACGCCCGGCGCTCCGACAAGCCCGGCATCTACAAGAGTTCGGTCCTGGTCGGCCCCGAGGGCCTGACCGGCGAGCGCTACGACAAGATGCGGCTCGTGCCCTTCGGCGAGTACATCCCGGCGCGATCCCTGCTCGGCTGGGCCACCTCCGTCGGCAAGGCCGCGGGCGAGGACCGCAGGCGCGGCTCGCAGCCGGTCGTGATGAACGTCGGGGACGATCTGCGGGTCGGCCCGCTGGTGTGCTTCGAGACCGCCTTCCCCGACATGACCCGCCACCTCACCCGGGAGGGCGTCGACGTGCTGATCGGCCAGTCGTCGACGTCCACGTTCCAGCACAGCTGGGCGCCCGGCCAGCACGCGTCGCTCGCCGCGCTGCGGGCCGCCGAGACCGGCCGCCCCATGGTGCACTCGACCCTGACGGGCGTCTCCGCCGTCTACGGCCCGGACGGGCAGCGCGTCGGATCATGGCTCGGTACGGACGCCTCCGCCGAGCGGATCTACGACATCCCCCTCGCCCACGGCACCACGCCCTATGTCCGCCACGGCGACTGGACGGTGCACGCGGCGATGCTGATCCTCGCCCTGTGGGCCGTCGGCGAGGGCGTACGGACCGTGCGGCTCAGGCGGTCCGCTCCTGAACCGCGCGTACCACCCGCTCGCACAGTTCATGGGTCTCCAGCGCGTCCCGGGCGCTGA
- a CDS encoding Gfo/Idh/MocA family protein, producing the protein MKVGCIGLGDIAQKAYLPVLAFQPGVELHLQTRTPATLDRVAEGLHVPPERRHTTLDSLIAADLDAAFVHAPTLVHPEIVTRLLEAGVPTYVDKPLAYEIDDSARLVALAEERGVSLAVGFNRRHAPGYTQCADHPRELILMQKNRIGLPEEPRAMILDDFIHVVDTLRFLVPGEIDDVAVRARVQDGLLHHLVLQLAGDGFTALGVMNRLSGSAEEILEVSGQDTKRQVINLAEVVDHKGQPTVRRRGDWVPVARQRGIEQAVLAFLHAVRTGRALSARDALETHELCERVVRAVQERTA; encoded by the coding sequence GTGAAGGTCGGCTGCATCGGACTCGGCGACATCGCGCAGAAGGCCTACCTCCCGGTCCTCGCCTTCCAGCCCGGGGTGGAACTGCACCTGCAGACCCGTACGCCCGCCACCCTCGACCGGGTCGCCGAAGGCCTGCACGTCCCGCCGGAGCGGCGGCACACCACCCTCGACTCCCTGATCGCGGCGGATCTCGACGCGGCCTTCGTGCACGCGCCCACGCTCGTGCACCCGGAGATCGTGACGCGGCTGCTCGAGGCCGGTGTGCCGACGTACGTCGACAAGCCGCTCGCCTACGAGATCGACGACTCCGCGCGGCTGGTGGCGCTCGCCGAGGAGCGGGGCGTGAGTCTCGCCGTCGGCTTCAACCGGCGCCACGCCCCCGGCTACACGCAGTGCGCGGACCATCCGCGTGAACTGATCCTGATGCAGAAGAACCGCATCGGGCTGCCGGAGGAACCCCGCGCGATGATCCTGGACGACTTCATCCACGTCGTCGACACCCTCCGGTTCCTGGTGCCCGGCGAGATCGACGACGTGGCCGTGCGCGCCCGTGTCCAGGACGGGCTGCTGCACCACCTGGTGCTCCAGCTCGCCGGGGACGGCTTCACCGCGCTCGGCGTGATGAACCGGCTCAGCGGTTCCGCCGAGGAGATCCTGGAAGTGTCCGGGCAGGACACCAAGCGGCAGGTGATCAACCTCGCCGAGGTCGTCGACCACAAGGGCCAGCCGACCGTCCGGCGGCGCGGGGACTGGGTGCCGGTGGCCCGGCAGCGCGGGATCGAGCAGGCGGTGCTCGCCTTCCTCCACGCGGTCCGCACGGGCAGGGCGCTCAGCGCCCGGGACGCGCTGGAGACCCATGAACTGTGCGAGCGGGTGGTACGCGCGGTTCAGGAGCGGACCGCCTGA
- a CDS encoding FAD-dependent monooxygenase, with protein sequence MKELGHAVVIGGGIGGLTAAVALHRRGLRVTVLERAPSLEPVGAAISLAPNSLRALDAIGLGGEIRDLAAWSGDGGLRAPSGRWLSRSSAEAAAERYGGPLVLLHRATLIASLASRLPPGAIRTDVAATLADSGGPDRPARVDAGGRVLEADLVVGADGIRSAVRHALFPAHPGAVYSGFTAWRLVIPVPGAEFASHETWGRGRIWGTHPLKDGRVYAYAAAVTPAGGHVPDERAELLSRFGDWHDPIPAVLAAARPEDVLRHDVHHITEPLPAYHHGRVALLGDAAHAMPPTLGQGGNQAIEDAVVLAHHRDDLPAYTAARLPRTTAVARRAVRVARLNLMTNRAAIAVRDTALATLSKAGPALFLRGFDGIADWRPPRADAVCSGQTPAGNR encoded by the coding sequence ATGAAAGAGCTCGGGCATGCCGTCGTGATCGGTGGCGGAATCGGAGGCCTGACGGCGGCCGTCGCCCTGCACCGGCGGGGCCTGCGGGTCACGGTCCTGGAGCGCGCCCCCTCGCTGGAGCCGGTCGGCGCGGCGATCTCCCTCGCGCCCAACTCCCTGCGCGCGCTGGACGCCATCGGGCTCGGCGGCGAGATCCGCGACCTGGCCGCCTGGTCCGGGGACGGCGGGCTGCGGGCCCCCTCCGGGCGGTGGCTCTCGCGGTCCTCCGCCGAGGCCGCCGCCGAGCGCTACGGCGGCCCCCTCGTGCTGCTGCACCGTGCCACCCTCATCGCGAGCCTGGCCTCCCGGCTCCCACCGGGCGCCATCCGCACGGACGTCGCCGCGACCCTCGCCGACAGCGGCGGCCCCGACCGGCCCGCCCGGGTCGACGCAGGAGGCAGGGTGCTGGAGGCCGACCTGGTGGTGGGAGCGGACGGCATCCGCTCCGCCGTACGCCACGCGCTCTTCCCCGCCCACCCCGGGGCCGTGTACTCCGGCTTCACCGCCTGGCGGCTCGTGATCCCCGTGCCCGGCGCCGAGTTCGCCTCGCACGAGACCTGGGGCAGGGGCCGCATCTGGGGCACACACCCGCTCAAGGACGGCCGCGTCTACGCCTACGCCGCCGCCGTCACGCCCGCCGGCGGCCACGTGCCCGACGAGAGGGCCGAGCTGCTGAGCCGCTTCGGCGACTGGCACGACCCGATCCCCGCCGTGCTCGCCGCCGCCCGGCCCGAGGACGTCCTGCGCCACGACGTCCACCACATCACCGAACCCCTGCCCGCCTACCACCACGGCCGGGTCGCCCTGCTCGGCGACGCCGCGCACGCCATGCCCCCGACCCTCGGCCAGGGCGGCAACCAGGCCATCGAGGACGCGGTCGTCCTCGCGCACCACCGTGACGACCTGCCCGCCTACACCGCCGCCCGGCTGCCCCGCACGACCGCCGTCGCACGCCGGGCCGTGCGGGTCGCGCGCCTCAACCTCATGACGAACCGCGCGGCGATCGCCGTACGCGACACCGCCCTGGCCACACTCTCGAAGGCCGGGCCCGCCCTGTTCCTGCGCGGTTTCGACGGCATCGCCGACTGGCGGCCCCCGCGGGCGGACGCCGTATGCTCCGGGCAGACCCCGGCAGGCAACCGTTAG
- a CDS encoding TetR/AcrR family transcriptional regulator yields MSVRTAGPSRSDLVADTALALLAERGMRGLTHRAVDEAAGLPQGSTSNLARTRQALLELAVRRLADREARVLALHEMPDPGAGPGPLADALALATHRAMTGYRALTLARYELALEATRRPELRAFFDATGARFRDQLATLVSGLGSTDPARHTLSLIAWADGLMFSCVAGSFGAEVPSLEEVRAGLRELLEGMLGG; encoded by the coding sequence ATGTCCGTACGCACCGCCGGCCCCTCCCGCTCCGACCTGGTCGCCGACACCGCCCTCGCCCTGCTCGCCGAGCGCGGCATGCGCGGCCTCACGCACCGGGCGGTCGACGAGGCGGCCGGGCTCCCCCAGGGCTCCACGTCGAACCTCGCGCGCACCCGGCAGGCCCTGCTGGAGCTGGCGGTGCGGCGCCTGGCCGACCGCGAGGCCCGGGTCCTGGCCCTGCACGAGATGCCGGACCCCGGGGCCGGGCCCGGCCCTCTGGCGGACGCCCTGGCCCTGGCGACCCACCGGGCCATGACGGGATACCGCGCACTCACGCTCGCCCGCTACGAACTGGCCCTGGAGGCGACGCGCCGCCCCGAGCTGCGGGCCTTCTTCGACGCCACCGGCGCCCGCTTCCGCGACCAGCTCGCCACCCTGGTCAGCGGCTTGGGCTCGACCGACCCGGCACGGCACACCCTGTCGCTGATCGCCTGGGCGGACGGACTGATGTTCAGCTGTGTGGCGGGGTCGTTCGGCGCCGAGGTGCCGAGCCTGGAGGAGGTGCGCGCCGGACTGCGGGAACTGCTGGAGGGCATGCTCGGGGGCTGA
- a CDS encoding DinB family protein → MTNERQEPATTADERTMLEGWLDYHRQTLAWKCEGLTDAQLRTAAVEPSELSLMGLVRHMAEVERGWFRKVLAAEDAGPVYYTEEDPDGEFHLSEADTWEEAYATWQSEIETARRNAARFGLDDISEGKHRRTGERFNLRWIYTHMIEEYARHNGHADLIRERIDGATGE, encoded by the coding sequence ATGACGAACGAACGCCAAGAGCCCGCCACCACCGCCGACGAGCGCACCATGCTGGAGGGCTGGCTGGACTACCACCGCCAGACCCTCGCCTGGAAGTGCGAGGGCCTGACCGACGCCCAGCTCCGCACCGCCGCGGTGGAGCCGTCCGAGCTGAGCCTGATGGGACTGGTGCGGCACATGGCGGAGGTGGAGCGGGGCTGGTTCCGCAAGGTACTCGCGGCCGAGGACGCCGGCCCGGTCTACTACACCGAAGAGGATCCTGACGGCGAGTTCCATCTCTCCGAGGCCGACACGTGGGAGGAGGCGTACGCCACCTGGCAGTCCGAGATCGAGACCGCCCGGCGCAACGCGGCCCGCTTCGGCCTCGACGACATCTCCGAGGGCAAACACCGGCGCACCGGCGAGCGCTTCAACCTGCGCTGGATCTACACGCACATGATCGAGGAGTACGCGCGGCACAACGGCCACGCCGACCTGATCCGCGAGCGCATCGACGGCGCGACCGGCGAATGA
- a CDS encoding uracil-DNA glycosylase: MTDIAMLPESWRGVLGDELQQPWFKELTEFVEEERAKGPVHPPREEVFAALDATPYEGVKVLILGQDPYHGEGQGHGLCFSVRPGVRIPPSLRNIYKEMHQELGTPIPDNGYLMPWAEQGVLLLNAVLTVRGGEANSHKGRGWEKFTDAVIRAVAERPDPAVFVLWGNYAQKKLPLIDESRHAVIKGAHPSPLSAKKFFGSRPFTQINEAVAAQGHTPIDWTIPNLG; encoded by the coding sequence GTGACCGACATCGCCATGCTGCCCGAGTCCTGGCGCGGGGTTCTGGGCGACGAGCTGCAGCAGCCCTGGTTCAAGGAGCTGACGGAGTTCGTCGAGGAGGAGCGGGCGAAGGGTCCCGTCCATCCGCCGCGCGAGGAGGTCTTCGCAGCGCTGGACGCCACGCCGTACGAGGGGGTCAAGGTCCTGATCCTCGGTCAGGACCCGTACCACGGCGAGGGTCAGGGGCACGGGCTGTGCTTCTCGGTCCGGCCGGGGGTGCGGATCCCGCCGTCCCTGCGCAACATCTACAAGGAGATGCACCAGGAGCTGGGCACGCCGATCCCGGACAACGGTTATCTCATGCCGTGGGCCGAGCAGGGCGTGCTGTTGCTCAACGCGGTGCTCACGGTCCGAGGCGGCGAGGCCAACTCGCACAAGGGCCGGGGCTGGGAGAAGTTCACCGACGCCGTGATCCGCGCCGTGGCCGAGCGGCCCGACCCGGCGGTCTTCGTGCTGTGGGGCAACTACGCGCAGAAGAAGCTCCCGCTGATCGACGAGTCCCGGCATGCCGTGATCAAGGGCGCGCATCCCTCGCCCCTGTCCGCGAAGAAGTTCTTCGGCTCGCGGCCCTTCACGCAGATCAACGAGGCCGTGGCGGCGCAGGGACACACGCCGATCGACTGGACGATCCCGAACCTGGGCTGA